DNA from SAR324 cluster bacterium:
TTTTTAGCGCTTTCCCGTGGTGTATTGGGAGCATTTTCCAACACCTTCAACTTGATCAACTCATGTCGTAAAAGAGCAGTGTTCAATTGCTTCAGGAACTGATCGCTGAATCCATGTTTGCCCAACTGCAACAATGGTTTGAGTGAATGTGCAAGGGCACGAAGTGCGCGTCGTTGTTTTCCGGTCATCATCAGAGAGTGGAGAAAAAAAACGTGCATTCCAACGAACTTTCTCCGCAAAAACAAGTGAATTTCGGTGTGATTATGAAACGGAAATGGGGACAGCACTTTCTGGTACGGGAACGCTATGTACAGCGCATGATTGAGTTAGCTGGTGTGCAGACTGGGGAACAAGTGTTGGAAATCGGACCTGGCAGAGGAGTCCTAACCAGAGCCCTGCTGGAAATTGGCGCTTTTGTGAAAGCAGTAGAAATTGATCCAACCCTACAAGATTTTCTGCAGCAGGAATTTGCAGGATCAACTCAATTTCAATTGTTATGTGGAGATGCGCTCGAGTTGCCAATTGAGGAGCTACTTCCCTCAAGTCAACCAGCTCGAATTGTCGCCAACTTACCTTATAGTGTGGCAACAGCAATCTTCTTTCACCTGCTACCCTGGAGAGAATACTGGAATTCTTGGTCCTTGATGGTTCAGTACGAGGTTGCACAACGAATCTGTGCTACTGCAGAAGGTGGCAAATCGTTCGGTACACTCTCTCTTGCTGGAAGTCTCGGATTTGAACGTAAACTCGCTTTTGAAGTTCCCCCAGAAGCGTTTGCTCCACCTCCAAAGGTGAACTCTGCTGTCATGCATTTGTTGCCTAGAAAAAGTGGCTGGAGCAAGGAAGAAGAACACAACTTTCTAGAATTTGTGAGGCGCCTCTTCCAACAACGGCGAAAGACGTTGATAGGTAATCTGAAACAGCAGTTTCCAAATTGGTTTCAGCAGGAAGGAGAGAGTTTGGAGGAGCAGTATTTGAAGTTACGGCCCGAAAATCTGGAGTTTGAGGATTGGCGCAAGCTATACGAACAATTTCGTGAGCACGGACGTGCTTTTCATTAGGAGGGGGCAAAGCCTACTTCGCGGCAGGCTTTAATAATTAGCGCATGGTTGTGGACTGACGGACTCCACTATCGGTATTAGCTGCGCGTCGAAGTTCGTTGATTGGGAGGAATGGCATGAAATTTTGCCCCAACTTCTCGTCAGCAATGACCTTGTTGACCCTAGGCAAGACCT
Protein-coding regions in this window:
- the rsmA gene encoding 16S rRNA (adenine(1518)-N(6)/adenine(1519)-N(6))-dimethyltransferase RsmA; this encodes MKRKWGQHFLVRERYVQRMIELAGVQTGEQVLEIGPGRGVLTRALLEIGAFVKAVEIDPTLQDFLQQEFAGSTQFQLLCGDALELPIEELLPSSQPARIVANLPYSVATAIFFHLLPWREYWNSWSLMVQYEVAQRICATAEGGKSFGTLSLAGSLGFERKLAFEVPPEAFAPPPKVNSAVMHLLPRKSGWSKEEEHNFLEFVRRLFQQRRKTLIGNLKQQFPNWFQQEGESLEEQYLKLRPENLEFEDWRKLYEQFREHGRAFH
- the yhbY gene encoding ribosome assembly RNA-binding protein YhbY: MHVFFLHSLMMTGKQRRALRALAHSLKPLLQLGKHGFSDQFLKQLNTALLRHELIKLKVLENAPNTPRESAKNLEEQPALEVIQVIGRTIVLYRPHPEEPQIILPASD